Within the Caldisalinibacter kiritimatiensis genome, the region TATTTTTCTCTTTTTAACTTTGCTTCTTCAATGTTATTAACTTTAATTTTTTCTAGAATAGCTTTATATTGAACTCTAGCATTAATCAATTCTCTACTTAGTTTTTCAAAATCAATTTCCCCAGATTTTAATTCTAGTTCTAATGTATCATCAATTTCTACTTTTAAATAACCATTAGCTATAAACTCAATATCGCTATTAACTTTTTCCTTGTTCTCGAGCCCTCTTGTAATCCAAATATCTAAAGGTTTCTTTTTAGTAATATATCCTATCATAGTAGCTGCTTCTATAGCACTTTGGTTTCTAGTTATAGTGTTCTGTATTTTTTCAAGCTTTTCAATATCTTCATCAGTTATATCTTTTAACTCTTCTAATTCTTTACTTAACTGTCTAATTTCTTTTTCTTTAATTTCTACTTTGTTTAAAATATCAATTACTTGTTTTTGTTTTTCTACTTTTTCTGCTAGCTTAAGTTCTTCATTAAGATTTTCTAATTTTTTATTTAATTTTTCTAACTCTTCTTTCTTTTGGTCTAGTAACATTTTCTTAACTGGCCATTTCTTATTTATTTCCTTTAAATGTTCTATTTGCTTTCTTAAATTTTTTATATGTGGTTCTATTGTAGCTCTTTTAAATATATCATCTTCTATTTCTTGTAGCTTCTGTATTTCCTCTTTTAGCTTTATTTTTATTTCCTCTAGTTGCTTCATTTTTATAGTTACATTTTCAAACTCTCTTTCAACTTCCTCTACTCTTCTCATTTCTTGCTTCATATCTATCATTTCATAATAGGATTCTAATATTTTTCCTACTCCTTTTTTATATCTTCTATTTGGATTTTCTGGTCTTGAGTTTTTATAATCCCATCTTTTTAATAATAAAGATAGTTCATCATCTATTTTATTTTTCAGTTCCTCAATAGAAATTCCATCAAGCTCCATAACAGTTTTTCTGAGCATTGAGCTTACAGTATTAGTCGTCTCTGGGTCTTTTGTTATTTTTTCTATTGCTTTCTTAATCTCTCTCTGTTTTACAAACACTATGTTACCAAATGTAGCTGCTCCTACTTTTAATTTATTCCTTATTTCATAATTAATCTTTTTTTCATCTCTAATAATTTTTCCATCTGGAAGCTCCATAGAAACAAAAGGATTGGTTCCCCATTCTTTAGTAAGCTTATATATTTGACCTTCAATGTTTATAATTATTTCTCCGTTTATAAAGTCTCCATCTGGATATGGCATATATCTTTCATTGAATTCTCTATCGTCTTTTCTATTCAACTTAAGATTTGTATGCATAAAGATAGTATTATATATTGCATCTACTAAGGTACTCTTCCCTGCTTCATTAGGGCCTAAAATTACGTTTATACCATCTTCAAATTTAAGTTTTTTGTCCTTTATACCTCCAAATCTTTTAGTGTTAAAACTAACAAACCTCATTCTTTGACCCCCTTAATTAACTCATATGCTATCTGTAATGCTTCATCATCCTCAGTATTCTTTGATAGCCCTGTTAATAATCTATAGGGAAAAGAATCCTTTGTAAATTCTCTATCTATTATATCTTTAGTAATTTTCACTTTAAGTTGTGAATCATCAACGTAAAAATATCCTAACTTATCTCGTAATTCTTCATAGAGTATATTTAAGTTACTAAAAAGTTCTTTTTCTATTCTACCCTTTAAAGTTAATCTAACAAGTTTATGTTCTGGTTTATCAGTAAGTACTTCTCTTTTTATCTTTTTGAAATCATCCTCATCTTTTACTAAGAATTTTAAATCCTTAAACTCGTATCTACCTGTTTTTATTCTTTTACCTTCAATATTTTTTTCTTCGTCTATAGCAATAATCCATGCATTACCGTTATGACTACAATCCATACCATCTGGTTCAGGAGTTCCAGCATTAAATATTTTAATATCATTTACTAATTCTTCATTTGGATATGGAATATGTGTATGACCTAAGCACCATAAATCTAATTCTATTTCTTCTAACTCATCTTCTGTCATATTAAAATATTTATTTTCAATATCAGGAGAAATAGTTTCTAATGCACCATGTGCTATTCCAATATGCCATCTTCCCTCTGGTTTTTCTTGTAATTCCTTAATCCAACCTAGATTATTATCTTGTGAATGCTTTGAATTGCAATAAGCTGGATATATCACTACATCTAAATCATATTTTTTTAGTTTATATGGTCTATTCTCATTCATAATAATAAATTTGTCAGTTATATTTTTATTGAAATTATCCCATAATTCACTCATGCCATTATCATAGTCATGATTTCCAGGTAAAATAACTATGCATTCTCCTTCAAATTTATTTAAGCTTTTTATTACTTTATCTATATCTTTTTTAGGTATTCTGTTTATATTGTCAAATAAGTCTCCTGCAACTAAGAAAATATTACATTTATTTGTATTAGCTTGTTCTACTAATCTATCTATAACTTCAAACCTTGCACTAACAAGTTCTTCCCTTATCGTATCAGGATAGTTGTTAAACTTCATACCTATATGTAAATCTCCAGTATGTAATATTTTTAATTCCACTTTAGGCCCCCCTCACTCATTTCATCCTATAGGTATATTAAAAACTTGTCCTTTTTAATATATATTCTTCTTTATATTATATATTCCTTTAATAAAAAAACAAGACCGTATGCATTAAGCATACGGTAAAATGTTATTTTTGAATAAGATGATAATCGTTTTCTGTATATGGCTTACCCCAATTATTCATAAATATATAATCCTTTACATCTTTTTTAGGATGCTGTTGTGGATTTTCTGCTGATTTACCTATCGGTGTTACTGCAACAACTTTGTAATCATTCGGTATAGACAGTGTATTTCTAACTTTATTTTCGTCTACTTCAGCAATCCAACACGTTCCATATCCTTCATTTGTAGCTGCAAGAACAAAATGCTCCATAGCTATCGAAGCATCGGCTAAATAATATTGTTTCCCTTCTACATTTCCTGATAGTGAAGGGTCTGCTACTACTACTGCTGCCATTGGAGCCTGCTTTATTGCATTTGATGCTTCATTTGTTGTATTTAATACTGCATTTGATAACTCTTCCTTTTGCATTGGGTCATCAACTAAAATGAATTTATATGATGTATTGTTTTTCCAAGAAGGTGACATCATAGCCGCATTTATCATTCTAGCCACTTTGTCCCTATCTATAGGTGTGTTTTTGAACTGTTTTATGCTTTTTCTATTTTCTATAACATCATAAAACTGCATAGCATCACTCTCCTTAAAAATATTATTTACATACTAAATTTAATTAATGTAAATTTTTTTTATTTTTTTATGCATATTATTTGTACTAATAAACCATAATAATAGTGTCGAGGATATAATGGTTAGCAACAATTTATGTGTATGCTTGTAGGCGTATATGTAGATTATCCTTAGATTGTATACCACCTCAATGGGATGACGTGCAGTCTTTGGAAGATATTATATGGTTGGGAAAGGCTTTATTACAGTCATATTGTTTGATTGTAATAGGGTCCCAACTTATCATATAATGTCGAGCTAAGATTTACCATGGTATCGATGTTAGTTTTGTCATAAAACTAGCTAGTGATTTTATACAGTCGAAAGATTGTATCGAGTTGTTAAGATATCATGTTGAGTCGAATGAACCATCACTGCTGGTAGTGATTTGCTCTGTCCTAGTCGAAAGATTTTGCCAGGGTAATAAGCTATCTACAGTGGTGCTATTTAACCACTATATCCTCGACTTATTTTTTGCCAGTCGATAGTTCTTATATATTAGATTACTATTCTTAACAGAAAACAAACAATAAGTAGATAGATTAGTTCTTATATATGTAATTCAAAACTAGTATTTTCTTATTTAAATAATATTAATTATCCTAAACAAAAAAGTGGCTTTTATTTGCCACCTTTAATTTTCTAATATAGATTTGGTATTTTTATAAATTAGTAAAGTAAATAATGCACTTACCAATAAACTTATAGGAATAAGATAATATGTTGTATAAATTCCAATTAAGTCATTTAACCACCCAATTATCAAGTTCATAATCATGTTAATAGTCGATGCAGCAGTAATTATAATACCGGTTATATAAGCACTATTTTTCTTAAACACACTACTAACAGTTAAAACTAAAGTCGGGAATACAATACCAAAAAATAATCCTGAAATTGATATAATCATAACCCCATCTTTTCCAAGTATTAATCCAGATGTATAAAATATGAAGGATATACACAATGATACTAATACACTTTTAACTCTCCCAAACTTCTCTACTACAAATCCACCTAAAAATCTACCTACCGTAAATATTCCAAAAAATAATGCTGAATAAAAAGTACTTTTATTATCGTTGAATTTATAAACTTCTTTTAAAAAATTAATAAACCAATTACCTGTAGCTAGTTCAGCTGATACATATAATCCTAGTGCTAACATATAAAAATATACTAGCTTGTTTTTAAATATTGCTTTATTATCAATTTTTTCATCTTTTTCCACTTTATCTGGCTCTGGTATTTTCACTAAAATAAAACCTATTAAGGTAATTAAAAAAAGAAACCCTATCATAAGATATATATTTCTCCATGTTACCCCGCTAAATAGTAAAATCCCTGCAGCTCTCTGTGTTATAGTAGCTCCAGCTCCATAGCAAAAGTGTATCATATTCATAAGTACTGCTTGAAAACTTACTGCTAACACTGGAATCAATGTATTTATTCCTATTGCCATTAAAGAAGTTCCTACGTTAAGAAAAAACAACCCAGCCAATAACATTATAAAATTTTGGCTTATATATAAATTTAATAATGAAAAAATAGCAAATACAAAACCAGTAAGCATTACTTTTTTTTGACCTACTTTCTCACAAAGTATACCTCCAACATACGTTGAAATTATGTATCCCAATGAACATGCTGCTATCATAATTCCCATTTGTGTATCTTCTACTTGAAAAGCTTTTTTAAACTCTGGAATAAATACTCCCCTTGTATTATCAGTCATAGCCATTAATATCATTATTATAAATATAAATCCTATTGCTAAAATGTGTTTGTTTTTTTTCATGTCAATCTCTCCTTACGTCTTTTGTTTTTATATTTAATTCATATCTATTATAGCAGTTTATATATAAAAAGTGTGAAAAATTTTATTTAGTATTATTTACTTATTAAACATTAATGAGGGACTGAAAATGTCCCTCATTAATGTTTATATGGAATTATATATTATTAGCATAAGAATTAATGTTACTTCATATAAGAAGTAAATATTGTAAGTTATACATTATTTATCTCATTTACTAAATCCTCTATTAATTTACTCATCTTTTTATTTTTAAAATATTACTAAAGTTTGTATAAACTTAGCATGTCCAATTTTCATCAAGACAATTAGAGGTCAAATGACCTCTAATTATCTATATTACATCTACTGACCAAGGCCGCATCCGTGTCCATAACCGCAGAAGCAGAATAACACAACTAATAGTAAGAAGAAAAATAATAATTCACTACCATCATTATATCCGTAACCCATAAATTCACCCCGTTTCGTTTAAAGTATTAGGATTTCTTCCTATTGCAATATATGTGTTTAGTCACAATTTCGTGAATATATCATCACTAATTTATGTATTTACTCATATGATGATATTAAAGTATAACTTATTTTTTAACGTTTATTAAGGGAGCGATATTATGGACCAAAATGAATATAAAGAAAAAATTGAAACTCTTATAAAAAAATTTAAAAATGTCCCATTTGTACATAATGGGAGGTCATTAGAAAAAGGAGTAGATTGTTTAGGTTTTGTTGTACTATTTTATAAAGAATTTGGAATAGAAGTACCTGATAATGATGGTAAACCTATTGAAAAAAACTGGTTTAAAAAAGACCCCGAAAGATATATCAGAGGAATACAAAGTTTAGGAAAAAAAGCAGTAAGTATAAATGAACTTCAACCGTTAGACTTAGTTTATTTTGCTATAAGTCATAATATAATAACACATACTGGAATTATGATAGATAATAAAAGATTTGTTCATATGTCACCAAAAAGTGGTTTTTTAGTAAGTAAATTAGAACGCCATTGGAAAAGAAGATTCAGAGGCGGCATAAGGTTGATATAATAATTAAAGCGGTCAGAATAAATACGACCGCCTTAATTATTTAATGAACCTTTACTTCTGTCCATACTCTGTCATATTCTTTTATAAACTCACCTGGGTCAAGAAATACTTCACATCCCTCAATGTCTTCTTCATCTGGATATGCTACTAGATTTTCTCTAATCTGTTTATCTAACATTTTCCATGTTTCTTCATTAGTAGTTGAATATCCAATATATTGAGTATTTCTTAATGCTATTTGTGGTCTAGTCATAAAATTAATAAATAACTCAGCTTCTTTTTTATGCTTACAAGTTTTAGGAATTACCATATTATCAAACCATAAATTAGAACCTTCTTTTGGAACTACATATTCTAGGTTCTCGTTTTCCTCCATCATAGCTATAGCATCCCCTGACCATACTACTGCAAGTGCTGCTTCTTCACCTACCATCATATCTTTAACTTCGTCTCCTACATAAGCAAGAACTAAAGGCTTTTGTTTTATTAATTCTTGTTTTGCTTCTTCTAACTCTTCTACATTCTTAGTATTAAGTGAATATCCTAATTTTTTTAGTGCTACTGCAATAGAATCTCTTTGACTATCAAGCATTAAAATCTGTTTTTTATATTTTTCATTCCATAATATATCCCAGCTATCTACTTTCTCATCTACTACTTTTTTATTATATAAAATTCCTACTGTACCCCACATATATGGTACTGAATACTCATTATTAGGGTCAAAATCTAAATTTTTAAATTTATCGTCTATATACTTATAATTAGGTATATTATTCATATCTATCTTCATTAACATATCTTCTTTAATCATCTTTTCTATCATATAATCAGAGGGGAATGCAACATCATAGTTATTTCCACCTGATTTTATTTTTACATACATATCTTCATTAGTTGCATAAGTTTCATAGTTTACTTTTATACCATATTCTTCTTCAAAATCATTTAAAACTGATTCATCAATGTAATCACCCCAGTTATATACATTTAGCACTGGCTTATTTTCACCACAACCACTACTAGCTACTAAAATACCTAACACCAAAACTATTAATAAAATCCTTCTGAATACTTTAATCATAAAACGTCACCCCTTTTTTTTTTATTTCCTTTGATGTTCTAGTATTTATGATAATCAATAAAGTTATTACACTTACAAACATTAAAGCAGATAATGCATTAATCTTAGGGTTAATCCCCCTTCTAGCCATAGAATAAATAGTAATTGAAAGATTTGTCACTCCACTGCCGGTAGTAAAGAAACTAATTACAAAATCATCAATAGATAATGTAAACGCTATAAGACTTCCTGTAATAATCCCTGGCATTATTTCTGGTAAAATCACTTTTTTAAATGCATAAAATGGTGTTGCTCCCAAATCCATAGCTGCTTCAGCAAGATGTTTATTCAATTGCTTAAGCTTAGGTAAAACAGAAAGTACTACATATGGGATATTAAAAGTAATATGTGCTAAAAGCATTGTCAAAAAACCTAACTTTAGTTTTACAAAAATAAACAGTGTCATAAGAGACACACCTGTAACTATATCTGGATTTAAAACTGGTAAATAGTTAAGATTCATAGTAATTTTTTTGCCAAGATAATTCATATTATGAATCCCTATAGCAGCAAAAGTTCCTATAAGTGTTGATATAATTGAAGACAATATAGCAATGATTACAGTATAGTACAATGATTTTAAAATTTGTTCGTCTTCAAGTAAACTAAAATACCATTTTAATGTAAATCCATCCCAATGACCTCTAGATTTGGCATTATTAAATGAAAAGACTATTAAAACAACAATAGGGGCATATAAGAACAAAAAAATTAAAACTGTATATAATTTAGTGAAAAATCTTTTCACCACAATCCGCCCCCTTCTTGTTTTTTATCATATCTAGACATAATAGCCATTGAAATTAATATCATAATCATCATCACCACAGAAATAGCAGAACCAAAATGCCAATCTCCTACATAAAGAAATTGCTGCTCAACAAGATTACCTATCAACATATACTGTCCTCCACCTAAAAGTCTAGAGATAACAAAAGTACTTACTGCAGGCATGAACACCATAGTTATTCCTGATATTACTCCAGGTAAACTTAATGGAAATATTACTTTTCTAAATATAATGTTTTTATTAGCTCCTAAGTCCTCTGCAGCTTCTATAACACTTTTGTCTATTTTATTTAAAACAGAATATATAGGTAACACCATAAAAGGTAAAAAGTTATATACCATTCCTAAGATAACAGCTCCGCTATTATAAAGTAAATTTAGTTTCTGTAGTCCTAAATAATCTAATATGCCGTTTATAATACCGTTCCTACCTAGAAGCGTCATCCATGCATAAGTCCTAAGTAAAAAATTCATCCACATTGGAACTACAAATAATAAAACCATTATATTTCTTTTAGAAATATCTGCTTTGGATATAATTATTGCCATAGGATATCCTAAAATTAAACAAATAAATGTGGCTATCAATGCTAAGTTAATGGACCTTCCCAAAACCTTTAAATAAATTGGGTCTAAAAAACGCTTATAATTTTCAAAGCTAGTTTTAATTGCACCTGTTTCAAAATCTTTTGTAGTTAAACTAAAATATAGTACTAACAAAAGGGGAACTAATATAAAAACTATAATCCATAATATATATGGGTACGAAATATACCTTTTTCTCATTTATTACTCACCTTTTTCATAATATGTATATTCTCAGGAGCAACTTCCATTCCAACTTCTGTTCCAATATTATACATACGTGTACTATGTATCTTCCATGTTCTTTCATTTTCCTTAACTACCATCTCATAATATACTCCTTTAAATGTAACAGAAATTACGTTCCCCTTTAACCTCCCATGGCCACTATCAACGACTTTTATATCTTCAGGTCTGATAACAACATCTACAATTTCATTTTTTCCGTAACCTCCATCAACACACTTGAATTTCTTACCTTCTATCTCTACTAAATAATCATCTAACATTACTCCATCTACTATATTGCTATCCCCTATGAAATTAGCTACAAAAGCATTTTTAGGCTCGTTATAAATATCTTCAGGAGTTCCTATTTGTTGTATTCTACCTTTATCCATTACAACTACAGTATCAGACATAGTAAGTGCTTCCTCTTGGTCATG harbors:
- a CDS encoding AAA family ATPase codes for the protein MRFVSFNTKRFGGIKDKKLKFEDGINVILGPNEAGKSTLVDAIYNTIFMHTNLKLNRKDDREFNERYMPYPDGDFINGEIIINIEGQIYKLTKEWGTNPFVSMELPDGKIIRDEKKINYEIRNKLKVGAATFGNIVFVKQREIKKAIEKITKDPETTNTVSSMLRKTVMELDGISIEELKNKIDDELSLLLKRWDYKNSRPENPNRRYKKGVGKILESYYEMIDMKQEMRRVEEVEREFENVTIKMKQLEEIKIKLKEEIQKLQEIEDDIFKRATIEPHIKNLRKQIEHLKEINKKWPVKKMLLDQKKEELEKLNKKLENLNEELKLAEKVEKQKQVIDILNKVEIKEKEIRQLSKELEELKDITDEDIEKLEKIQNTITRNQSAIEAATMIGYITKKKPLDIWITRGLENKEKVNSDIEFIANGYLKVEIDDTLELELKSGEIDFEKLSRELINARVQYKAILEKIKVNNIEEAKLKREK
- a CDS encoding metallophosphoesterase family protein; its protein translation is MELKILHTGDLHIGMKFNNYPDTIREELVSARFEVIDRLVEQANTNKCNIFLVAGDLFDNINRIPKKDIDKVIKSLNKFEGECIVILPGNHDYDNGMSELWDNFNKNITDKFIIMNENRPYKLKKYDLDVVIYPAYCNSKHSQDNNLGWIKELQEKPEGRWHIGIAHGALETISPDIENKYFNMTEDELEEIELDLWCLGHTHIPYPNEELVNDIKIFNAGTPEPDGMDCSHNGNAWIIAIDEEKNIEGKRIKTGRYEFKDLKFLVKDEDDFKKIKREVLTDKPEHKLVRLTLKGRIEKELFSNLNILYEELRDKLGYFYVDDSQLKVKITKDIIDREFTKDSFPYRLLTGLSKNTEDDEALQIAYELIKGVKE
- a CDS encoding nitroreductase family protein produces the protein MQFYDVIENRKSIKQFKNTPIDRDKVARMINAAMMSPSWKNNTSYKFILVDDPMQKEELSNAVLNTTNEASNAIKQAPMAAVVVADPSLSGNVEGKQYYLADASIAMEHFVLAATNEGYGTCWIAEVDENKVRNTLSIPNDYKVVAVTPIGKSAENPQQHPKKDVKDYIFMNNWGKPYTENDYHLIQK
- a CDS encoding MFS transporter; translation: MKKNKHILAIGFIFIIMILMAMTDNTRGVFIPEFKKAFQVEDTQMGIMIAACSLGYIISTYVGGILCEKVGQKKVMLTGFVFAIFSLLNLYISQNFIMLLAGLFFLNVGTSLMAIGINTLIPVLAVSFQAVLMNMIHFCYGAGATITQRAAGILLFSGVTWRNIYLMIGFLFLITLIGFILVKIPEPDKVEKDEKIDNKAIFKNKLVYFYMLALGLYVSAELATGNWFINFLKEVYKFNDNKSTFYSALFFGIFTVGRFLGGFVVEKFGRVKSVLVSLCISFIFYTSGLILGKDGVMIISISGLFFGIVFPTLVLTVSSVFKKNSAYITGIIITAASTINMIMNLIIGWLNDLIGIYTTYYLIPISLLVSALFTLLIYKNTKSILEN
- a CDS encoding C40 family peptidase, with amino-acid sequence MDQNEYKEKIETLIKKFKNVPFVHNGRSLEKGVDCLGFVVLFYKEFGIEVPDNDGKPIEKNWFKKDPERYIRGIQSLGKKAVSINELQPLDLVYFAISHNIITHTGIMIDNKRFVHMSPKSGFLVSKLERHWKRRFRGGIRLI
- a CDS encoding ABC transporter substrate-binding protein; translated protein: MIKVFRRILLIVLVLGILVASSGCGENKPVLNVYNWGDYIDESVLNDFEEEYGIKVNYETYATNEDMYVKIKSGGNNYDVAFPSDYMIEKMIKEDMLMKIDMNNIPNYKYIDDKFKNLDFDPNNEYSVPYMWGTVGILYNKKVVDEKVDSWDILWNEKYKKQILMLDSQRDSIAVALKKLGYSLNTKNVEELEEAKQELIKQKPLVLAYVGDEVKDMMVGEEAALAVVWSGDAIAMMEENENLEYVVPKEGSNLWFDNMVIPKTCKHKKEAELFINFMTRPQIALRNTQYIGYSTTNEETWKMLDKQIRENLVAYPDEEDIEGCEVFLDPGEFIKEYDRVWTEVKVH
- a CDS encoding ABC transporter permease; amino-acid sequence: MKRFFTKLYTVLIFLFLYAPIVVLIVFSFNNAKSRGHWDGFTLKWYFSLLEDEQILKSLYYTVIIAILSSIISTLIGTFAAIGIHNMNYLGKKITMNLNYLPVLNPDIVTGVSLMTLFIFVKLKLGFLTMLLAHITFNIPYVVLSVLPKLKQLNKHLAEAAMDLGATPFYAFKKVILPEIMPGIITGSLIAFTLSIDDFVISFFTTGSGVTNLSITIYSMARRGINPKINALSALMFVSVITLLIIINTRTSKEIKKKGVTFYD
- a CDS encoding ABC transporter permease, with protein sequence MRKRYISYPYILWIIVFILVPLLLVLYFSLTTKDFETGAIKTSFENYKRFLDPIYLKVLGRSINLALIATFICLILGYPMAIIISKADISKRNIMVLLFVVPMWMNFLLRTYAWMTLLGRNGIINGILDYLGLQKLNLLYNSGAVILGMVYNFLPFMVLPIYSVLNKIDKSVIEAAEDLGANKNIIFRKVIFPLSLPGVISGITMVFMPAVSTFVISRLLGGGQYMLIGNLVEQQFLYVGDWHFGSAISVVMMIMILISMAIMSRYDKKQEGGGLW